The sequence CGCGCGAGGCCAGATTGACCCGTTCATCGCCGGGCCGGTGTGCGTGGGCGTCACGTTGGGCGCGTGGCTGGGCTCGCGGCACCTGATGGCGAAGGTGAACAGCACCTGGCTGCGCGGGCTGTTCGTCCTCGTGCTGCTGTGGGTGGCGTACGAGATGCTGCACAAGGGGTGGGCGTCATGAGCGAGGGGTCGGAACCGGGGCCGAGAGACGAGGTCGTGGCCAGCACGGTGGAGCTGGAGTCGGATGCGGTACCGCTCGTCCCCGAGTTGCTCATCAGCGATTTGCTGCGCTACGGCGTGCTGGCGAGCCTGTCGCTGGTGACGCTGGGCACGCTGGTGACGTTCCTCCGCCACCCGGACTACCTCGTGTCGGCGGAGGCACTGCAGCGGCTCACCGCGCCGCACCCGGTGCCGCATGGCTTGTCGGACGTGGTGGCCGGGGCCATGGCCGCGCGCGGGCAGTCCTTCGTCATGTCCGGGCTGCTGGTGATGATGGCCGTGCCGGTGATGCGCGTGGCCCTGTCGCTGCTCATCTTCCGGCAGCAGCGGGACACGCGCTACGTGGCCATCACCACCGCGGTGCTGGCGCTGCTCGTCCTGTCCTTCGTGCTGGGCGCGGCGGAGGCCTGAGCGTAGGCTGCGGCGGCGCGTGCTTCGCAACTACCGCCGCAACGCGGCACTGGAAGCGCAGCGGAGGGCTGAGCGTTCCGAGTCTCGCTCAGCGCTTGTCGCCGGGACGCCGCACGGGCCGGCCCGGAGCGGCCCACCAGGCGAGGGTGAAGGCCTTGTCGGAGAGGGGCCGCAGCGCCAGGGCCATTCCCTTGCGCAGCTTGTCCGGCAACTCCTCTCCGTCGAGCGCGAGGGCGGCCGCGCGCTCCAGCGACGGATTGTGGCCCACGAGCGCCCAGCCCGGTCCCAACTGATGGGCCAGCTTGACGATGCGCTTGTGCGCGCCGCTCCCGGGGACGAGCGCTGGATGCACTTCCACGCTGGACAGGCCGAAGGCCTCGCAGAGCAACTCCGCCGTCTGCACCGCGCGCACCAGCGGGCTGGTGACGATGCCCGTCAGCGGCGTGAGGCGCGCGAGCCGGCGCGCATGGTGGCGGAACGCCGCACGGCCCTCGGAGGTGAGGGCGCGAGCCTCATCACCCAGTTCGTGCGAGTCCTCCGCCACGGCGTGGCGGACCAACAACAGGGGCAGCTCTCGGGGAGACATGGTGGGCGCGGTGAATCACACCGCCCACGTCCGCGCGCAAGCAACGGCACGGCGACAACTGCCGTTCATCTGCCCAGACGTTGACGCCGAACACGTCCGTGAGGGCACAACGCAGGGAGCCAGAGGACACGCGCATCGACTCCGGCCATTCGCCTCGAGAGCAAGACGCACTGTGCCGACGCGCGAGGCGCCGCCGGAGGCTCAGCCCTCCATGTCGTTGAGCACGTCCAGCGGCAGCGGCGCGGCATCCGTCACGGTGCCGTCCATGTCCGCGGGCAGCGAGCCGGGGTCCACTTCCGTCGGCGGCCGGTCATCCAGCGGCGTGGCCAGGTTGCGAGCAACCGCTCCCGGAGGAGGCCGCAGCACGGGCCCGGGAGGCGGCAGTCCGGAGTGCCGGCGCGCGGCCTCCAGCAGCGCGTTGTGGTGGCGGTAGCGCGCCTCCACCAGTTTGTGGATGAGCAGCGGCCCACCAGGAACGCGCCGCGCGGTGAGGGCCTGCGTGGCCTTGCGCACCGGGTAGCGCACGCGGCGAATCTGCACCCGCCACCCCTTGGGCGTGAAGGTGAAGACGCCGTAGGCCGGCCTCAAGTCACCGTCGCGGGGAATGCCCGCGCTCGCCACGTCGGCGATGAGCATCCGCCCCACGCGGCGGCGATAGGGGAAGTGCAGGTGCCCGAAGGCACACGCGGCCGCGTCCAGGTGGTTGAAGAAGCGGCGCACCGCCACGTCGTCCAGCGTCGGGTCCAGCGACTCCTCGAGGTTGCGCGGGTTCGCATGGCACACGAAGAGGTCCTGCCCCTTGCGCGGCGTGTAGCGCACGGAGAAGGGCAGGGCGCCCAGCTTCTGCAACAGCTCGCCGCCCAGCTGGTCTCTCGTCCAGCGCAAGAGCTCCGTCTTCCAGTGGTCCCGCTCGCGGTACGCACCCCCGAGGTAGTTGCCCGCGAGGTAGCAGTCCGTGTTCCCCATCAGCACGGAGTCACAACGGTCGAAGAGGAGGTCTACCGTCTCGCGCGGGTGCGCGCCGCGCAGCGCGAGGTCTCCCGCCGCGACGATGTAGTCGGGCGCCACCGAGCGCGTGATGTCCTCGAGGACAGCCTCGCAGGCAGGAAGATTGCCGTGGATGTCCGCGAGGATGGCGACCCGCATGGTCGCTCCATCCTACCCCGTCGCCGCCTTCGAGGGAGCGGCCTGGGGCAGAAAAATGGTGAAGGTGCTGCCCTCGTTGGGCTGGCTCTCCACCTTGACCTCCCCGTCCATGGCCTGCAGCAGGTGCTTGACGATGGAAAGCCCCAGGCCGGTGCCGCCCATGTCGCGGCTGCGACCCTTGTCCACCCGGTAGAAGCGCTCGAAAATGCGGGACAGGTGCCGGGGCTCGATTCCCAGCCCGGTGTCCTTCACGCGCACCACGCACCTGCCGTCCTCACACGCACCGTAAACGTCCACACGCCCCCCGGCCGGCGTGTATTTCACCGCATTGTCGAGCAGGTTGAGCAGCACCTGCTCCACCGCGCGTGAGTCTCCCAGGGCCCGCAGCTCTCCCGGGACGTGCAGTGAAACCCGCTGCGACTTGCCCTCGGCCTTGGGGCGCACGGTGTCCGCGGCGCGGGCGGCGGCCTCGGCCAGGGGCACCTCGGTGAGCTGCAGGCGCACCTCACGCGACTCCAGGCGCGACAGCTCCAGCAAATCCTCCACCAGCTCGGACAGTCGCTCGGACTGGCGGTGGATGATCTCCACCATCTTCGGCGCCATGACGGCGTCGTTGAGCGCGCCGCCCTGCAGCGTCTCCGCGTAGCCGCGGATGGCGGTAATCGGCGTGCGCAGCTCGTGCGAGACGTTGGCCACGAAGTCCTTGCGCACCTTCTCCAGGCGCCGCAGCTCGGTGATGTCGTGGAAGACGGCGGCGCTGCCGGGCAGGTCCCTGCCGAGCGGGGTCACCCGGACGGAGAGCGTGCGGGGGAACAGGCCCTCCAGCTCCAGCTCGAGCCGCGTGGAGGTGCCCTCGCCGCACGCGCGCATCACCGCGTCGTGGAGCACGTCGTTGCGCAGGAGCGCCAGGGGCCGCTGGCCGATGAGCTCACCGGTGGGCTGGAGGATGTCGCGGAGCGCGTCGTTGTGGCGCAACACGGTGCCCTCGGCGTCCGTCACCCAGACGCCCTCGGCCATGCCGTCCAGCACGGCGGTGAGTGTCCGGGCCTCCTGCGTGAGCCGCGTGTTCCGCGCCGACAACCGCGAGTGCAGCGAGTCGATGGCGCCCTCCAGGTTGGCGACCTCCTCGAGCTGATCCGGGTCCGACGGATGCGTGGCGAGCGCGCCCTCGGCGCGGCCCCGCGTGTGGAGGGCCAGCGTGTCGAGCTGCCGCTGCAATGCGCCCCGGCTGACACCCAGGGCCATCAGCGAGCCGGCCAGCGTGACGAGCGCCGCGGCCAGCGCGCTCGCCGGCGAGTCCAGCACGGCGACGAGCACCGCCACCACGAGGGCCGGTACGAGCAGCGGAAGGAGGATGGCGCGCAAGGTCATGAGCGACGGCGTCCTTGCCTCACTGCGGGCTGAGCTTGTAGCCCACGCCGCGCACCGTCTCGATGATGTCGCCCGCGGGGCCCAGCTTCTCGCGCAGCCGCTTGATGTGCGTGTCCACGGTGCGGGTGTGGATTTCCGCCTGGATGCCCCAGACGTCGGACAGGAGCACCTCGCGCGTCTGCACGCGGTCGCTGCGCTCCAGCAGCGTGCGCAGCAGGCGGAACTCCAGCGCGGTGAGCACCACCTCCTCGCCCTTCACGCGCACCTGGTGCCGCGCGGTGTCCAGGACGATGTCGCCGGACGTCAGCACCGCCGCCGGGCCCTCCTCCGCGTCTCCGCGGCGCAGCACCGCCTTGACGCGCAGGAGCAGCTCGCGCACGGAGAAGGGCTTCACCACGTAGTCGTCCGCGCCCAACTCCAGGCCCTGCACGCGGTCCGTCTCCTGGCCCTTCGCGCTGACGATGATGACGTTCGTCTTGCGCAGCTCGGAGTCGCCCTTGAGCATGCGCAGCACCTCGCTGCCCGCGATGTCCGGCAGCATCATGTCCAGCAGCACCAGGTCCGGCGGCTGGGCGCGCGCCCGAGACAGGCCGCCCGCGCCGGTGTTCGCCGTGTCCGTCTCGAAGCCGGCGGCCCGGAGGTTGTACTCAACGAGTCCCGCAAGGTCCTGCTCGTCCTCGATGATCAGGATGCGCGTCATGGAATCCTCTCGATGTGTCCAGCGAGCCGCGAGCGAGCGGCCGGGCGTCGGCCGGGACGCATCCTCCCGGAGAGGCCCGCATGGGCTCCTGTCCCCAGGGAGAAACTCCCGCGCGACGACCCGCCCACCCATGCATCAAATCGGCTCCATCAAAACGTTATTTGGAGAATCCACGAAGGGGCCGCCACCAGGGGTGACGGTGGCGTGACATCTTCGTGGCGGAGTTGGACAGGGGCGTGTTGACCGGGGAGGGCCCGCCCTCTATGTTGCCCGCCCCATTTTGCCTGGAAGTCGTAAATGCGCGTAAAGATTGAACAAATCAAGGAGACGGGGCTTCAGCTCAACGAGCCCATCGGTCTCGAGCTGCTCGGCGAGGCGCTGGGCGGTGGTGACTCCGGTGAGGACACCGGCTTCCGCGCGGCGGGCCCGTCCACCCTCAAGGCCTCGCTCAAGAAGGTGAGCGGCGGCGTGCTGCTGGAGGGGCAGTTCACGGCGAATGTCGCCAGCCAGTGCAAGCGCTGCCTGACCGACGTGACGCTGAAGGTGCCGGTGTCCTTCACCCTCAACCTGGTGCCCGAGTCGCTCGTCCACGGCGACGACTACCTGAAGGACGACGAGTCCCTCATGGAGAAGAAGGAGCGCAACCAGAACAACGAGTCGGGCGGCTCCTTCGAGCTGGACGACGTGGACGAGGAGGTCTTCGACGGGAAGACCATCGACCTGGACCCCATCGTCCGGGAGCAGCTCCTGCTGGCGCTGCCGATGAACGTCGTCTGCCGCGAGGACTGCAAGGGCCTGTGTCCCCAGTGCGGCATCAACCGCAACGAGGCGACGTGCTCGTGCGAGACGAAGCCCGTGGACCCGCGCCTGGCGCCGCTGAAGAACATCAAGCTGAACAACTGAGGCCGAGTCGGGGCCGGCCTCGCTCCGGAAAACGGAGCGGGGCCCCGGGCCCGGAAAAAGCGAGGGCCGCGACCTCCGGAAGTGGAGGCGCGGCCCTTGTTGCTTCCAGCGCCGGTGAGGCGCTGTTCTCAGCCCTGAGCCTGGGGAACCACCTCACGGCCCTTGTACTGGCCGCAGGCGCTGCAGGCGCGGTGAGGCATCACCGGCTCCTTGCAGTTGGGGCACTTGGTCACCTGCACGGCGACGCGCAGGTTGCTGTTGGCCGCGCGGCGGCGGTCGCGACGCATCTTGGAAGTACGCTTCTTGGGGACACCCACGGCTCACCTCTATATCGACGCCGACCCGGGGGTTTGAAGCCAGCCCGGACCAGTTGAGTCCAATGTCTCAAGCGCTGTGCCGGGGTCCCCGGCGTCCTGCGCAACACTCTCTGAACCACACCGGGCGGAGACGGTTGCTCGAAGGCTCCCGTACTCCATGTCCGGCTTCGGAAGGCGGCGGACCCTAGCGGCTCGGAGCCCCCGAGTCAATGCGCCTGCGCGACCCGGAGAGACTTCTCCCACCCCGTGTCCGTGCCTTCACCTCCCACAGCCCTACCTCCGACTGGGGCGCGGTGACAACGCCCGGCGGGGTGGGCTCATTTCTCCGGCTTCTGACAGGGATGGCCGCCTCTGGAGGCCGCCGTCCCGGGGGGGCCACCCAGTCGTTGCCCCCCTGGGGCCTTCCTGGTGTGCTCCGCCCCCGCCGCGTCCCCCCCCTTCCATCGCGCGGCCGGGAACCCCTCTATGACGCACAGGCACACACGCGGGTGGCGGCCATGAGGCTGGTGCTGGATGCCATGGGCGGCGATCACGCTCCGGCCGCCCCGGTGGAGGGGGCGCTCCTCTTCGCCAGGGCCCACCCCGCCCATGAGGTCATCCTGGTGGGCGACCAGGTACGCATGGGCCCGCTGTTGTCGAAGGGCCGGCCTCCGTCCAACCTCCAGGTCCACCACGCCTCCGAAGTGGTGGAGATGGACGACCACGCCTCCGCCGCCTTCCGGAAGAAGCGGGACTCGTCCCTGCGCGTGGGCTTCGAATTGGTGCGGGAGGGCAGGGCGGATGCGCTGGTGTCCGCGGGCAACTCCGGCGCCGTCATGGCGGGTGGGCTGCTGACGCTGGGGCGGCTGCCCGGCGTGGAGCGGCCAGCCATCGCCGCGCTCTTTCCGGCCCTCAAGGGTGGAGGCCGCTGCCTGCTGCTGGACGCGGGCGCCAACGTGGACTGCCGGCCGTCCCACCTCGCGCAGTTCGCCGTGATGGGCGAGGCCTACGTGCGCGCCCGCCTGGGTGTGGCCCGGCCCCGCGTGGGGGTGCTCTCCAACGGGGAGGAGGCCTCCAAGGGCACGCCCCTCACTCGCGAGGCCAGTGAGCTGCTGCGCCGCTCCGACCTGGACTTCGTGGGCTACGTGGAGGGCAAGGACCTCTTCTCCGGCGACGTGCAGGTCGTCGTCACCGACGGCTTCACCGGCAACATCGTCCTCAAGACGTCCGAGGGCGTGGGCATGGGCGTCATCGGCCTGTTGCGCCAGGCGATTGAAAAGCGCGGCGGCCTGCCGGAGAAGCTGGGCGCGCTGCTGCTCCAGCCCGCGCTGGCGGGACTTCGTCGGGTGGTGGACTACGCGGAGTACGGCGGCGCTCCACTGCTGGGCATCCAGGGCGTGGGCATCGTCGCGCACGGCCGCTCGACGCCCCGTGCGCTCTACAACGCACTGGGCGCCGCACTCGCCATGGCGGAGGGCGGCCTCCAGGAAGAGCTGACGCGTTGCATTGAGCGAGCCAGTGTCTGGCTTCCTACCCACCAGAAGGGAAAAAAAGCGACAGACGAGGTCGTTTCCGATTAGAGAGCTTGGCCCGGGCGTTGGGTTCCGACGGACGAATCTCCCTCTGGAGAACCCTCGTGGCATGCACCAAGATCATCGGAACCGGCTCCTACGCCCCCTCCCGGGTCATCACCAACCAGGAACTGGAGCAGCGCGTCGACACCTCGGACTCCTGGATTCGCGAGCGCACCGGCATCCAGGAGCGGCGAATGGCGGCACCCGGAGAGTCCACCAGTGACATGGCCGTCGCGGCCGCACGGCGCGCGCTGGACATGGCGGGCGTGAGCGCCGAGGAACTGGACCTCATCGTCGTCGGCACGATTACCGCCGACATGCCCATGCCCTCGTGCGCGGCCTTCGTGCAGGCGAAGCTGGGCGCGCGGCGCGCCTTCGCCTTCGACGTGGGAGCGGCGTGTGCGGGCTCGCTCTACGCCATGAGCGTGGCGGACCAGTTCGTGCGCTCGGGGCAGGTGCGGCGCGCGCTCGTCATCGGCGCGGAGATGCTCACCCGCGTGGTGAACTGGGAGGACCGCAACACGTGCGTCCTCTTCGGGGACGGAGCGGGCGCCATGGTGCTGTCGCCGTCGGACGAGGACGGGCGCGGCATCCTCTCCACGCACCTGCACACGGACGGGGAGATGGCGGAGTTGCTCACCATCCCCGGCGGCGGCTCGCACACGCCCATGACGGAGGAAGCCGTCCGCCAGAAGCTGAACACGCTGCACATGAACGGGCGCGAGGTCTTCAGGTTCGCGGTGCGCGCGCTGGTGGATTCCACGCACGAGGCGCTGGCCACGCACGGGCTGACGGTGGCGCAGGTGGACCACGTCATTGCGCACCAGGCCAATGCCCGCATCCTGGACGCCGCGCTGGAGCGGCTGGAGATTCCGCGAGAAAAGTGTTGGCTGAACCTGCACAAGTACGGCAACACGTCGTCGGCCTCGCTGCCCATGTCGCTGGACGAGGCGCACCGCGCCGGCAGGCTCCAGCGGGGTGATGTCATCGCGATGATGGCCATCGGCTCGGGCATGACGTGGGGCAGCGCAGTCGTGCGCTGGTAGAGCGCACGGATGGGTCGATGCGCTGGTAGAGCGCACGCTGGTAGTAGGGCAACGAAGAACACAGGAAGCAGGAGGCGGAGACCGCACATGGCGAAGGTCGCGTTCGTGTTCCCCGGGCAGGGCAGCCAGGCCGTGGGGATGGGCAAGGACCTCTACGAGAAGTTCCCCGAGGCCCGGGCCGTCTTCGAGGCCGTGGACGAGGCGCTGGGGGAGAAGCTGTCCACCCTGTGCTTCGAGGGGCCGGAGGACGCGCTGAAGCTGACGGCCAACACCCAGCCGGCCATCCTCACCGTGTCCGTGGCGGCCCACGCCGTCTTCGCGAAGCGCGGCCCACAGCCGGCCTTCGTGGCGGGCCACTCGCTGGGCGAGTACTCCGCGCTGGTGGCCGCTGGCGCCCTGGGCCTGGGTGACGCGGCGAAGGCCGTGCGCGCGCGCGGCACCTTCATGCAGGACGCCGTCCCCGCCGGAGTGGGCGCCATGGCCGCCGTGCTGGGCCTGGAGCCGCAGAAGGTGAAGGCCGCCTGCGACGCCGCGGCCGAGGGCCAGGTGGTGGCCCCCGCCAACTACAACTCGCCCGAGCAGACCGTCATCGCCGGCAACGCGCAGGCGGTGGAGCGCGCCGGGGTGAAGTGCAAGGAGGCCGGCGCCAAGCGCGTCATGCCGCTGCCCGTGTCCGCCCCCTTCCACTGTGCGCTGATGGACCCGGTGAAGCCGCGCCTGGCCGAAGTGTTGGGTAGGGTACAGATTCACGCGCCCACGGTGCCGGTGGTGACGAACGTGGAGGCGCGCCCCAACTCGGACGCCTCGCGCGTGGTGCCGCTGCTGCTGGAGCAGGTCAGCTCTCCGGTGCGCTGGATTGAGTGCGTGGAGGCGCTGAAGGCCGAGGGCGTCACCCGCGTGGTGGAGCTGGGGCCGGGCAAGGTGCTGTGCGGCCTCATCAAGCGCATCACCAAGGACATCGAGACGTTCAACGTGGAGGACGCCGCGGGCCTGGAGAAGGTCCTCGCGGCGCTGGGGTGAGCACAATGAGCGGCTTCAAGGACAAGGTCGTGCTGGTGACGGGTGGCTCGCGCGGCATCGGCCGGGCGTGCGCGGTCGCGTTCGCCAAGGCGGGCGCCTCCACCGTGGTCATCAGCTATGCGGGCAACGAGGCGGCGGCCAACGAGACGGTGGGCATGCTCCAGGCGGCCGGCGCCAAGGCCGAGGCCGTGAAGTTCGACGTGGCGGACACCGCCGCGGGCGCCAGCGCCATCGACACCGTCGTCAAGACGCACGGGCGGCTGGACGTGCTCGTCAACAACGCGGGCGTGGCGGTGGATGGCCTCGTCATGCGGATGAAGGACGAGGACTGGGACAAGCAGCTCGACACCAACCTGAAGGGCGCCTTCGCGCTCATCCGCGCGGCCAGCCGCCCCATGATGAAGCAGCGCGGCGGAGCCATCATCAACATCACCTCCGTGGTGGGCGAGATGGGGAACGGCGGGCAGGCGGCCTACTCGGCCTCCAAAGCAGGGCTCATCGGCCTGACGAAGTCCGTGGCCCGGGAGCTGGCGAGCCGGAACATCCGCGTCAACGCCGTGTCCCCCGGGTTCATCGGGACGGACATGACCTCCTACCTGAGCGACGAGCTGCGCCAGAAGATGGTGGACGGCATCCCCCTCGGCCGGCTGGGCAACGCGGAGGAGGTCGCCGGGGCTGTCCTGTTCCTGGCGGGGGACGCCGCGTCCTACATCACGGGCGAGGTCCTGAAGGTCAACGGCGGCATGTACATGTAACCCAAGGTTGGATTGCCGCCGGGCGTGGGATATACCGCGCCCGCTTTCGAGTCAGGGCCCGGGAAGCCTCCGGGCCGTCATCATGGTTCCAGGAGGATTCAACACATATGTCGACGTCAACGATTGAGACCAAGGTCAAGAACATCATCGCCGACCAGCTCGGGGTGGGAGAGGACGAGATCAAGCCCGAGTCGTCCTTCATCGAGGACCTTGGCGCGGACAGCCTCGACATCGTGGAACTCGTGATGGCGATGGAAGAGGAGTTCGAGGTCGAGATTCCCGACGAGGAGGCCGAGAACATCAAGACCGTCGGCGACGCCATCAACTACATCAACACCCACAAGAAGTAGGCCGCACACCAGGGCGTGCCGGGGTGCGGGGAGACGCCCGCGTATTGCGTGGCGTCCCCGGTGTCCCTGAAGCGCCATTGGAGAGGACCGTGTCACACCGTCGAGTCGTCGTCACCGGTACCGGGCTCATCTCGGCACTGGGCACTGGAACCGAGAAGAACTGGCAGGCGATGCTCGCCGGCAAGTCGGGTATTGGTCTGGTTACCCGCTTCGACCCGGGGAAGATCGACGCGCGCATCGCCGGCGAAGTGAAGGACTTCGAGCCGGAGCAGTTCATCGACAGGCGCGAGGTGCGCCGGATGGACCTGTATGCCCAGTACGCCATGGCCGCCGCGGATATGGCCGTGAAGGAGTCGGGCATCCCCATCGGCGCGGACCAGCCGAACGGCTACGCGCCGGAGAAGGTGGGCGTCATCGTCGGCTCGGGCATCGGTGGCATCTCCTCGCTCGAGGAGCAGCACCGCAAGGGCCTGGAGAAGGGGTTCGACCGGCTGTCGCCCTTCTTCATCATCCAGATGATCGTCAACATGGCGCCCGGCCTCATCTCCATGCGGTACAACTGCAAGGGCCCCAACTGGGCCCCGGTGTCCGCATGCGCCACCAGCGCCCACGCCATTGGCGAGGCCTACAAGTCCATCAAGCTGGGTGAGACGGACGCGGCCATCGCCGGCGGCGCCGAGGCGGCCATCACCCCGCTGGGGCTGGGTGGCTTCTCGGTGATGAAGGCGCTGTCCACGCGCAACGACGACCCGGCGGGTGCCAGCCGGCCCTTCGACAAGGACCGTGACGGCTTCGTCATGGGCGAGGGCGCGGGCATGCTGGTGCTCGAGGAGCTGGAGCACGCCAAGAAGCGCGGCGCGAAGATTCTCGCTGAGCTGGTGGGCTACGGCGCGAACTCGGACGCGTACCACGTGACGCAGCCGGCCCCGGAGGGTGAGGGCGCGGCGCGCTGCATGCGGCTGGCGCTCAACTCGGCGGGGATGAATCCGGAGGAGGTGGGCTACATCAACGCCCACGGCACCTCCACCCCGTTCAACGACGCCAACGAGACCAAGGCCATCAAGGCGGTGTTCGGCGACCACGCGCGCAAGCTCGCGGTGTCGTCCACCAAGTCGATGACGGGCCACATGCTCGGCGCCGCGGGTGGCGCGGAGGGCGTGGTGAGCGCGCTGGTGCTGTCTCGCAACGTGCTGCCGCCCACCATCAACCAGACGACGCCCGACCCGGACTGTGACCTGGACTACGTGCCCAACGCGGCGCGCGAGGCCCGGGTGAACGCGGTGATGAGCAACTCGTTCGGTTTCGGCGGCACCAACGCGGTGCTGCTGTTCAAGCGCTTCTAGCCGGCGCGCTCGGGCCGGCTCCAGGGGACTCGCGTGAAAGTCATCATTGCTTCCGACCACGCGGGCCTGGAGCTGCGCCAGGAGCTGGTCGCCGCGCTGAAGGAGCGTGGCGCGGCCCATGACGACGTGGGCCCCGTCACGCGCGACTCGGTGGACTACCCGGACTTCGCCTCGCGCGTGGCTCGCGCGGTGGCGGCCGGGGAGTACACGCATGGCGTGCTGGTGTGTGGCACCGGCATCGGCATGAGCATCGTCGCCAACAAGCACAAGGGCGTGCGCGCGGCCCTGTGCACCACCGAGTTCGAGGCCCGCATGGCCCGGGCTCACAACGACGCCAACGTGCTGTGCCTGGGCCAGCGCGTGGTGGGGGCCGGCGTGGGCCGCGCCATCCTCGAGGCGTTCCTCAGCACTGCCTTCGAAGGCGGCCGCCACGAGCGGCGCGTCCAGAAGATTCGCGAGGCCGAGTCCCAGGGCTAGCGGCCCCGCCGTACCCGTTGTCCGAAGGGAATCCGCCATGGAGAACACCCGCACGCTGGCCGACGTGGACCCGGAGATTGCCCGCGTCCTTCGCGAGGAGACGCAGCGTCAGGAAGAGGGCCTGGAGCTCATCGCCTCGGAGAACTTCGTCTCTCCGGCGGTGATGGAGGCGGTGGGCTCGGTGCTCACCAACAAGTACGCGGAGGGCTACCCCGGCAAGCGCTACTACGGCGGCTGCGAGGTGGTGGACATCGCGGAGAACCTCGCCCTGTCGCGCGTGAAGGAGCTCTTCGGC comes from Pyxidicoccus parkwaysis and encodes:
- the acpP gene encoding acyl carrier protein, with protein sequence MSTSTIETKVKNIIADQLGVGEDEIKPESSFIEDLGADSLDIVELVMAMEEEFEVEIPDEEAENIKTVGDAINYINTHKK
- the fabF gene encoding beta-ketoacyl-ACP synthase II, coding for MSHRRVVVTGTGLISALGTGTEKNWQAMLAGKSGIGLVTRFDPGKIDARIAGEVKDFEPEQFIDRREVRRMDLYAQYAMAAADMAVKESGIPIGADQPNGYAPEKVGVIVGSGIGGISSLEEQHRKGLEKGFDRLSPFFIIQMIVNMAPGLISMRYNCKGPNWAPVSACATSAHAIGEAYKSIKLGETDAAIAGGAEAAITPLGLGGFSVMKALSTRNDDPAGASRPFDKDRDGFVMGEGAGMLVLEELEHAKKRGAKILAELVGYGANSDAYHVTQPAPEGEGAARCMRLALNSAGMNPEEVGYINAHGTSTPFNDANETKAIKAVFGDHARKLAVSSTKSMTGHMLGAAGGAEGVVSALVLSRNVLPPTINQTTPDPDCDLDYVPNAAREARVNAVMSNSFGFGGTNAVLLFKRF
- the rpiB gene encoding ribose 5-phosphate isomerase B translates to MKVIIASDHAGLELRQELVAALKERGAAHDDVGPVTRDSVDYPDFASRVARAVAAGEYTHGVLVCGTGIGMSIVANKHKGVRAALCTTEFEARMARAHNDANVLCLGQRVVGAGVGRAILEAFLSTAFEGGRHERRVQKIREAESQG